The Candidatus Dependentiae bacterium genome includes the window CATATTACTTTTACTTGCCTTATATTTAACCAACTCATTGCTTATTGCACATATCACCGCATGGATTTCTGTTTTTCACTTAGGGCTTGTACTTGCAAGCACCTATTTGTTAACCGAAGCAACATCAATAATTCCTTTTTACCTTTTTCTTTTATATTTTTATCGCAGTTTTTCAGCACTATTTGAACAGCCACAAAAACATCATTGGATCAAAAATCTCATTATTGCCGCACTTATGCTTGCACTTTATGCCTGGTTCAGGCCTATGGGACAATTTGTAGCAATAATTGGCGCGCTTACCATCTTCCTTTTTGCCCAAGACAGCTGGAAGCTAAAAGGAAAAAAAATTGCACTATTTTTATTCATTTTCTTTGCATGTATAAGTCCTTGGTATATACGCAATTATCAATTGACCGGTAAATGGTTCTTTTGCCCTATGTTTGGCGCATATCTTAATTCATTTTGCGCACCGCGCATAAAAGCTGAAGTAGAAAACATTGAACTATTAGATGCTTGGAAAGAACTTGGCATGCAAGCAGAGCTAAAGTATCGACAACAAGCTCCACGCTATAAACGCATGGGTATTGCCTTACCCAAAGAGTTTATATGTGGCGACATTGCATGGCCCATATTCTTGGGTCATCCATGGCTCGCATTATATGATTGGATGCGCGAAGTATTCAAAACGACATTTGATCTATACTCAAGCCAATTAGATGCATTTGTTAAGGGCTGTTTCTTTTATGATCCCATCATTGAATATTTGGGCGAAAAATTGCAAGACTGCCTATACAAAACACCAATGCCTTGGTTTATGCGCTTCAATGTATATCTTGAACTTATATATGCATTATTACTTTGGATCGGCCTATTTGGTGGGTTATGGTTATTTATGCTTATGCCATTGATACACAAATTCAAAGTTCCCAATATTATAAAACAACATTTTGGCTTATGGCTAAAAATCAGCCCTATGATTGCGAGCATTTTGTTTATGACGGGCGGATTTGGCTATGCTCGTCTGCGATTACCAATTGAACCGTTAATGATTATTTTATCGCTCACCTTTTGGCACTATATTTTCAAAAAAAAGATTCAATAAATAACATGTATCTATACAACTTTAACTTATAAACCACAATGAAGTTTTGCTATAAATCAGATTTATTTACTATAATTAAAGTAAAAATAATCTTTGTTAATAAAGGCAAATATGAAACAGCTTTATTGCCCATGGCGCAGTGCATATTCAGAAGATGACAGTCGAAGCAAACAAAGTGATACCACTCAAGATGAATGTGTTTTTTGCCAACAATTTAAACAAACTAATGATGAAAACAATCTGATCATCAAGCGCTTTGAACACAACATTGTCATGCTCAATAAATTTCCCTATAATGCAGGACACATCTTGATATTGCCAAAAAATCATGTTTCTGACCTGAACAATATGTCGTCTGAAGCACGCAATGAAATGATGGAACTTATCCATCAAGGAACCAACATCTTGCGCAAAGCAGTTCATGCACAAGGAGTTAATATTGGTATGAATGTTGGAAAAATTGCAGGTGGCGGAATTCCATCACATTTGCATATGCATATAGTACCACGTTATGCCGGTGATACTAATTTTTTAACCACTATTGGACAAACAAAAAACATCTCTTTTGATTTACAAGAAATATTGAAAAAACTAAAAACCTATTTTTAATTAATGCATCAACAATACTGACCATTTGCCTATACATCACTTTTTGCTGTAAAATGCTATAAACAAAGCATAAACTTACTGGAATAATATGAATAAAAGTTTAGCATATATTTTAATTGCATTTTTATACATGAAAACAAATTGTGCAGAGACTTCTGAAGATATATTTGATATCACAGCACTCCAATCAATAAAAGATGAAAACCCCTGTGATATATTTCAATTCATAAAGCCATTACCAGAATTCAAAGTAATTAAATCACCAACTCCCCCGATACCTGAACATGAACTTGA containing:
- a CDS encoding HIT domain-containing protein, whose amino-acid sequence is MKQLYCPWRSAYSEDDSRSKQSDTTQDECVFCQQFKQTNDENNLIIKRFEHNIVMLNKFPYNAGHILILPKNHVSDLNNMSSEARNEMMELIHQGTNILRKAVHAQGVNIGMNVGKIAGGGIPSHLHMHIVPRYAGDTNFLTTIGQTKNISFDLQEILKKLKTYF